Genomic segment of Cytobacillus suaedae:
TCCATTTAGAGAAAATGCTTTTTTTATTTAGCACTTATAATCTGGACCGTTTCTTTCAGCTGCAGTCACTTGCTTTCCGCGGGGAGGGATGTGAGCCTCCTCGGCGTTATACGCCTGTGGGGTCTCACACTTCCCTCACTTCCCGCAGGAGTCAAGTGACTTCCGCTTCAATCCACTCTGTAAATATATGAAGTCAACTTATCTTTAAGAATAGATCCTTTTTTACCTAAATGTAAAAGGATTGGTATCCGCTGCTGAAGGGAATATGTTTACTTTGAATTTATTTTCCTCACAGAGAGTTGTTAATACCTTTGTTACGCCTTTTTTCATTATCTTTTCGATGTAATGTCCTGCATCAATGATATTGAGGCCCATTGCCATTGCATCGTGAGCAATATGATAGTATATGTCACCTGTCACATATACATCTGCCCCCTTAAACTTAGCACTCGTTATATATTTATTACCATCCCCACCAAGGACAGCTACTTTTTTAACCTTGGTATCTAGGTTCCCTACTATTCGAACGCCCTCTACGTCTAATGCTTCTTTTACGAATTCTGCAAACTCTTCAATGGTTTGTTCCTGCTTAATTCTTCCCACGCGCCCTAAGCCTAATTCTATCCCTTGATTTTCTAGAGGGTAAATGTCATAAGCCACTTCTTCATAAGGATGAGCTTTCAACATGGCAGAAACAACTTTTCGTTGAAGGGAAGCAGGAATTATCGTTTCGATTTTCACTTCTTTTACTTGCTCTAATTTACCATTTTGGCCAATCACAGGATTTGCATCATCATTAGGCAAAAAGGTTCCTGTTCCAGGAGTGTTAAAAGAGCAATGGCTGTAATTTCCTATAGCACCTGCCCCAGCATTACCAATAGCCTCTCGAACAGTATCAGCATCGGTTTCAGGAACATAAACAACTAACTTCTTTAATGGGTCCTCATAGGTTGGAGATAACACATCTACATCTTGTAGATTTAGTGCTTCTGCCAACATATCATTGACTCCACCATTAGCTACATCAAGATTTGTATGTGCCGCATACACAGCAATATCATGTTTAATGCACATCTCAACGATCTTACCTGCTGGTTGGTCAGTTATTACTGATTTTAAAGGACGAAAAATCGGAGGGTGATGTGCTATGATTAAATCTACCTTTTTGTCGATTGCTTCATCAATCACATTCTCTAATACATCCAAAGCAATCATTATAGTATTAATTGGTTTATTTAATGTTCCAATTTGAAGGCCGATTTTGTCTCCTTCTACTGCATATGCCTTAGGGGAATATTTCTCAAACAACTGAATGATCTCGAATCCATTTGGTACTTTACTCACTTCAAAACCTCCCTTACGATGTTTCTGTTATGTATTAACTCTTGTTTTCTTTTATAATTCTCTTCAGTTTCTTCAGCTTCATCTAACTGGAAGATAATTCTTTCCCAATGATTTAATTCGTTAACCCATTTTTTAATAAATACTTCATTTTTTTCCTTCATTAAAAATGGCCCTAGAAGAACTCCTGCCTCCAAAGAATCATAGGGTCTTTTCGGATTTCCTTTATCAGATACTAAAATCTCATAAATCTTTCCATCTTCTTCTAAAATTTCTTCTGCGGTTAATTCCCATCCATTCTCTAAAAGCCATTCTCTTATTCGGTGTGCACCAATATTAGGTTGCAGGATAAGCCTTTCGACGCCCTCTAACTTTGCTTTTCCTTGCTCAAGAATGCTTCTAATTAATGTTCCTCCCATTCCTGAAATCGTTATACAAGTTACTTCCTTTGGGTCTATAACCTCCAGACCGTCTCCTTTTCTAACATCAATCTTTTCTGAGAGACCAGACTTAGCTACCTGCTCTTTTGCAGATTGTAGTGGACCTTCGGTGATTTCTCCAGCTATCCCTTTTATAATCGAACCTCTCAAAGAGGCATAACAAGGCAAATAGGCATGATCTGAGCCTATGTCAGCCAAAATTGAATCTTTAGGTATGTAGTTGGCTACTGTCTCCAGCCTTTTTGATAATCTTAATTCATTCATAGCAAAACACCACTTCTCTTCAAATTCTTCTACTTCATATCATTACAAACAATTATAGTATATGCAAATTTATATGGGCAAAAAAAAGAGTCCTTTACATACGCAAAGGACTCCATCAGTTATTATTTTACTTCCACTAACCAAGCAGTAAATTCTTCAAGCTTCTCGTTCGGTACTAAACCACCTTGCATGATTCCTTTACCATTTTTTAAGATATCTTGAATCTCTTCGCTAGATAATCTATCACCAACACCTAGAAGTTTAGGACCAGCACCACCATTAAAATCAGCACCATGACATGCTAAACATTGTTGTTGGTAAATTTCTTCCGGAGATGCTGCAGCAGTTTCTGTTGGAGGAGTCTCCTTTTCACCATCTGCAACTTCATCCATATTGTTTAATCCAACAAAAGATAGTGTAAACATAAGTCCAAGACCTAAAATTCCAATTAACGCGAAAGGAATTAATGGATTACGATTCATAATAAATAACCTCCCTTATGTAAAAATGCTTGTAGATTTATCGTTTATTATTTAATCCAAACAATAACTATTTTACTCCAAAACTCGTAGAAGTGCTAGACCTAAATGTACAAGTTATACGTAAAATAAAAGTTTCAATTGCCTTTATTTATAAATAATTCACATTTTTGTCATAAACCATTCCTAAAAAAAGTAAAAAGCTTCATTCATAAGAAGAAGCTTTTTACTTTTTTTATTATAACCACATCTTGGTCAAACTAGTCTAGCAGCCTAGGGAACGAGCGATAACCATTCGTTGAACTTCAGACGTGCCTTCTCCTATTTCAAGAAGCTTTGCATCACGCATAAATCTCTCAACTTGATATTCTCTCATGTAACCGTATCCACCATGAATTTGTATTGCTTGGCTTGTAACCTCCATACAAATTTCTGATGCGTATAGTTTACACATTGCAGCTTCTTTACCAAAAGGTCTTCCTTGATCCTTTAACCATGCAGCTTTATAAACCATTGTACGTGCTAACTCAATCTTCATAGCCATATCTGCTAATTTGAATTGAATCGCTTGGAAATTTGAAAGGGAACGACCAAATTGTCTTCTTTCTTGTGCATATGCTAGTGCTTTTTCATATGCTGCCTGAGCAATACCAACACCCATAGCCCCTATTCCTATTCTTCCACCATCTAGTGTTTTAAGGAACTGTTTAAAACCTTCTCCTCGAGTACCTAAAAGGTTTTCTTGTGGTACTCTCACATCTTCTAAAACAAGTTCAGTTGTATTAGAAGAATGAAGTCCCATCTTTTCATAATTATCGATAATTGAAAAACCTTTAGCATCGGTTGGAACAATAATCGCACTTATTTCTTTTTTATCACCATCACGCCCAGTGATCGCTGTCAATGCTAAGTGATTTGCATAACTTGCGTTTGTTATAAAACATTTATTTCCGTTTATTACGAAGTCATTTCCATCTTCAATCGCCTCTGTTTGTGTTCCTCCAGCATCAGATCCAGCATTTGGTTCTGTTAGACCAAAAGCACCAAAAGATTCACCCGTACAAATCGGAGTTAAATACTTTTGCTTTTGTTCTTCTGTACCAAACATATGAATAGGTGCTCCACCTAGTGAAATATGTGCTGAATAGGTTATACCAGTTGAACC
This window contains:
- a CDS encoding Nif3-like dinuclear metal center hexameric protein; its protein translation is MSKVPNGFEIIQLFEKYSPKAYAVEGDKIGLQIGTLNKPINTIMIALDVLENVIDEAIDKKVDLIIAHHPPIFRPLKSVITDQPAGKIVEMCIKHDIAVYAAHTNLDVANGGVNDMLAEALNLQDVDVLSPTYEDPLKKLVVYVPETDADTVREAIGNAGAGAIGNYSHCSFNTPGTGTFLPNDDANPVIGQNGKLEQVKEVKIETIIPASLQRKVVSAMLKAHPYEEVAYDIYPLENQGIELGLGRVGRIKQEQTIEEFAEFVKEALDVEGVRIVGNLDTKVKKVAVLGGDGNKYITSAKFKGADVYVTGDIYYHIAHDAMAMGLNIIDAGHYIEKIMKKGVTKVLTTLCEENKFKVNIFPSAADTNPFTFR
- a CDS encoding tRNA (adenine-N(1))-methyltransferase codes for the protein MNELRLSKRLETVANYIPKDSILADIGSDHAYLPCYASLRGSIIKGIAGEITEGPLQSAKEQVAKSGLSEKIDVRKGDGLEVIDPKEVTCITISGMGGTLIRSILEQGKAKLEGVERLILQPNIGAHRIREWLLENGWELTAEEILEEDGKIYEILVSDKGNPKRPYDSLEAGVLLGPFLMKEKNEVFIKKWVNELNHWERIIFQLDEAEETEENYKRKQELIHNRNIVREVLK
- a CDS encoding cytochrome c yields the protein MNRNPLIPFALIGILGLGLMFTLSFVGLNNMDEVADGEKETPPTETAAASPEEIYQQQCLACHGADFNGGAGPKLLGVGDRLSSEEIQDILKNGKGIMQGGLVPNEKLEEFTAWLVEVK
- a CDS encoding acyl-CoA dehydrogenase translates to MNFDLTTEQKLILRTIREFADAEVAPEAESRDREKRFPKEIFAQLSELGMMGLPFPEEYGGAGADTVSFAIVVEELSRACGSTGITYSAHISLGGAPIHMFGTEEQKQKYLTPICTGESFGAFGLTEPNAGSDAGGTQTEAIEDGNDFVINGNKCFITNASYANHLALTAITGRDGDKKEISAIIVPTDAKGFSIIDNYEKMGLHSSNTTELVLEDVRVPQENLLGTRGEGFKQFLKTLDGGRIGIGAMGVGIAQAAYEKALAYAQERRQFGRSLSNFQAIQFKLADMAMKIELARTMVYKAAWLKDQGRPFGKEAAMCKLYASEICMEVTSQAIQIHGGYGYMREYQVERFMRDAKLLEIGEGTSEVQRMVIARSLGC